A genomic region of Ovis aries strain OAR_USU_Benz2616 breed Rambouillet chromosome 20, ARS-UI_Ramb_v3.0, whole genome shotgun sequence contains the following coding sequences:
- the PSMG4 gene encoding proteasome assembly chaperone 4: MERPAAAAGGDVSLHNFSARLWEQLVHFHVMRLTDSLFLWVGATPHLRNLAVAMCTRYDSIPLSTALLGDTSDTMSTGLAQRLARKTSKQVFVSYNLPNTSSSFELLVENRIKEEMQAFPEKF; this comes from the exons ATGGAGCGGCCGGCGGCTGCCGCCGGCGGGGACGTGTCCCTGCACAACTTCAGCGCGCGGCTGTGGGAGCAGCTTGTCCACTTCCACGTGATGCGGCTGACGGACTCGCTCTTCCTCTGGGTGGGGGCCACGCCGCACCTGCGCAACCTCGCCGTGGCCATGTGCACGCGCTAC GACTCCATCCCCCTGTCCACTGCCCTCCTCGGGGACACGTCTGACACCATGTCCACCGGCCTCGCCCAGCGCTTAG CCAGGAAGACCAGCAAGCAGGTCTTCGTCAGTTATAACCTTCCAAACACCAGTAGCAGCTTCGAGTTGCTGGTAGAAAACCGGATCAAGGAGGAAATGCAGGCCTTTCCGGAGAAGTTCTAG